A window of the Desulforapulum autotrophicum HRM2 genome harbors these coding sequences:
- a CDS encoding Smr/MutS family protein: MKKQLNRNGIPVFDRGEDLFFMFKEMSEAGLPATDQSCEQIPDTVSAVEPEPGSRQKSNPNDRNGLPILSRSTSLSRLFATKAQKIEDDEDFPSLLERSLRGKNGAALLRDKREKDFPEPVPLKKQLKRYPPPEEELDLHGDPAIRAVVRSESFVRTAWRAGEFTVSIVVGKGLHSEFGAVLPDVVEDLLVRLKKEGIVLWFEWDRKFKSRSGAVIVYLKQR; encoded by the coding sequence TTGAAAAAGCAGTTGAACCGGAACGGTATTCCTGTTTTTGACAGGGGGGAAGACCTTTTTTTTATGTTCAAGGAGATGTCCGAAGCAGGGTTGCCCGCAACGGATCAGTCCTGTGAACAAATCCCGGACACAGTTTCAGCCGTCGAGCCGGAACCTGGGTCAAGGCAGAAATCAAACCCCAACGACCGGAATGGACTGCCCATCCTTTCCCGATCAACCAGTCTTTCAAGGCTGTTTGCAACCAAGGCCCAAAAGATCGAAGATGATGAGGATTTTCCCAGCCTTCTTGAACGTTCCCTTAGGGGTAAAAACGGTGCCGCCCTTTTAAGGGATAAAAGGGAAAAAGATTTTCCTGAGCCAGTCCCGCTGAAAAAACAGCTTAAACGCTATCCCCCACCCGAAGAAGAGCTGGATCTGCATGGGGATCCGGCCATCCGTGCCGTTGTCCGTTCGGAGTCCTTTGTCCGGACAGCCTGGCGGGCAGGGGAGTTCACCGTCAGCATTGTCGTGGGCAAGGGACTCCATTCTGAGTTTGGGGCAGTGCTTCCCGATGTGGTTGAAGACCTTCTGGTGAGATTGAAAAAAGAGGGGATCGTTCTCTGGTTTGAGTGGGACAGAAAATTTAAAAGCCGGAGCGGTGCTGTTATTGTCTATCTGAAACAACGCTGA
- the mltG gene encoding endolytic transglycosylase MltG: MSMGCHPVIVFDNGYKKRVNRPMANNNTTKKTWLKRIAIALGTLLLILSALTSLGLWQMNRFVHTPADQSGKQQIIIIKPGKSLKGISRLLAHKKIITQDILFRLLVRHRKMATKIQAGEYGLSASMTPEQILTILVKGQVMLHHITIPEGLNLEETAKLVERAGFGTRKDFLDLARDPGFAEQLKVRAATLEGYLFPETYFFRKDTPQKKIIQQMVQRFNVVYTPQWKQRTLDLGFSAHEIVTLASIIEKETGNSSERPIIASVFHNRLKRGMRLDSDPTVIYGIPDFNGNITRKDLQTITPYNTYKIKGLPAGPIANPGKFSLGAALFPAKTDFLYFVSKKDTTHKFSKTIQEHNKAVRRYQLGR; encoded by the coding sequence ATGTCAATGGGTTGTCACCCTGTGATTGTCTTTGACAACGGATACAAAAAAAGGGTAAACCGCCCCATGGCAAACAACAACACCACAAAAAAAACCTGGCTGAAACGAATAGCCATTGCCCTGGGCACCCTGCTTTTGATCCTGTCAGCCCTTACATCCCTGGGGCTATGGCAGATGAACCGCTTTGTTCACACACCTGCTGACCAATCAGGCAAACAACAGATCATTATCATCAAACCCGGCAAAAGCCTCAAGGGAATATCCCGACTGCTGGCCCACAAAAAAATCATTACCCAGGATATCCTCTTCAGGCTGCTGGTCCGCCACAGAAAAATGGCCACCAAGATTCAGGCTGGTGAGTACGGACTCTCCGCCTCCATGACCCCGGAACAGATCCTGACCATTCTGGTAAAAGGCCAGGTCATGCTTCACCACATCACCATTCCCGAGGGGCTGAATCTTGAAGAAACCGCCAAACTTGTTGAACGGGCAGGGTTCGGCACCCGAAAAGATTTCCTGGACCTTGCAAGGGACCCCGGGTTTGCCGAACAACTCAAGGTCAGGGCAGCCACCCTTGAAGGTTACCTTTTCCCTGAAACCTATTTTTTTAGAAAAGACACCCCCCAGAAAAAGATCATCCAGCAGATGGTCCAACGATTCAATGTTGTCTATACCCCCCAATGGAAGCAGAGGACCCTGGACCTGGGATTTTCCGCCCATGAAATTGTCACCCTTGCCTCGATCATTGAAAAAGAGACCGGTAACAGCAGCGAGCGGCCCATTATCGCATCGGTATTCCACAACCGCTTAAAAAGAGGAATGCGCCTTGATTCCGATCCCACAGTGATCTATGGAATTCCTGATTTCAATGGAAATATCACAAGAAAAGACCTGCAGACAATCACACCCTACAACACCTACAAAATCAAGGGACTTCCAGCAGGACCCATTGCAAATCCTGGGAAATTCTCCCTTGGGGCAGCACTTTTTCCTGCTAAAACCGACTTTCTCTACTTTGTATCCAAAAAAGATACCACCCACAAGTTTTCAAAAACCATCCAGGAGCACAACAAGGCCGTCCGCCGCTACCAGCTTGGAAGATAG
- a CDS encoding cold-shock protein, which yields MANGTVKWFNDSKGFGFIEQENGEDLFVHHSSINATGFKSLNEGDKVTFDVEQGQKGPAAGNVTVV from the coding sequence ATGGCTAACGGAACAGTAAAATGGTTTAACGATTCAAAGGGTTTTGGTTTTATTGAGCAGGAGAATGGAGAGGATCTTTTCGTTCATCACTCAAGCATCAACGCCACTGGTTTCAAGTCCCTTAATGAAGGCGACAAGGTAACATTTGACGTAGAACAAGGCCAGAAAGGACCGGCTGCGGGTAATGTTACCGTAGTTTAG
- a CDS encoding radical SAM protein produces MKQDQYSGFEQGPIRPPSESQSLLIRLTRNCPWNRCTFCAVYKGRKFSLRSVENIIQDIDLVSGHVTAIVKEVEKTGRVDMPRIKRMFDRLESNDRTAFSAAWNWYASGMESIFLQDANSLIMKPDDLVTVLTHIKTCFPTVQRITSYARSHTLARIKPHDLEQIARAGLGRIHIGLESGSDKVLAMVKKGADKATHIKAGLRVRNAGMELSEYVMPGLGGAALSEEHARESADALNQINPDFIRLRTLALPSKSPLAEIHSQGGFERCTDLMIARELRLFLDCLEGITSTVKSDHILNLIETVEGRLPRDKAAMIAAVDSFLNMDAQDRVLYQVGRRTGMFREPKDMQDPSLLSRVRQTCELHGITQENVDEMIDGMMKRFV; encoded by the coding sequence ATGAAACAAGATCAATATTCAGGTTTTGAACAGGGGCCGATCCGGCCGCCAAGTGAATCCCAAAGTCTTTTGATTCGACTGACCCGGAACTGTCCGTGGAACCGGTGTACCTTCTGTGCCGTTTACAAGGGCAGAAAATTTTCCCTCAGGTCCGTTGAAAATATCATCCAGGACATCGATCTTGTCAGTGGCCATGTTACGGCCATTGTCAAGGAGGTGGAAAAAACCGGCAGGGTGGACATGCCCAGGATCAAACGCATGTTTGACCGCCTTGAATCAAATGACCGTACCGCCTTTAGTGCGGCCTGGAACTGGTATGCTTCGGGTATGGAATCTATTTTTCTCCAGGACGCCAACTCCCTGATCATGAAACCTGACGACCTTGTGACCGTTCTTACCCACATCAAGACCTGTTTTCCCACGGTCCAACGGATTACCTCCTATGCCCGCTCCCACACCCTTGCCCGGATCAAGCCCCATGATCTGGAACAAATCGCCCGGGCAGGGCTTGGCAGAATTCATATCGGACTTGAATCCGGCTCTGACAAGGTGCTTGCCATGGTGAAAAAAGGAGCAGACAAGGCAACCCACATCAAGGCAGGGCTAAGGGTGCGAAATGCAGGGATGGAATTGTCGGAATATGTGATGCCCGGTCTTGGCGGCGCTGCACTTTCTGAAGAGCATGCAAGGGAGAGTGCCGATGCCCTGAATCAGATCAACCCAGACTTCATACGTCTCAGAACCCTGGCCCTTCCGTCGAAAAGCCCCCTTGCCGAAATCCATAGCCAAGGCGGATTTGAGCGATGCACAGACCTGATGATTGCCCGGGAATTGAGACTCTTTCTTGACTGCCTTGAGGGTATCACCTCCACGGTCAAAAGCGATCATATCCTCAATCTCATTGAGACGGTGGAGGGCAGACTTCCCCGGGACAAAGCTGCCATGATAGCCGCGGTTGACAGTTTTCTTAACATGGATGCCCAGGACCGGGTCCTTTACCAGGTGGGACGGCGTACGGGCATGTTCAGGGAGCCAAAGGATATGCAGGATCCAAGCCTTTTGTCAAGGGTCAGGCAGACCTGTGAGCTCCACGGGATCACCCAGGAGAATGTGGACGAAATGATCGATGGGATGATGAAACGTTTTGTCTGA
- a CDS encoding DMT family transporter: MTFKGFLFIIASALFHVLWNSTLKKSHDKPSAVLLMMVVTVSGLAPYVLWHYPMEVILAPAPLLSALSAGFFFFLYQYFVALSYEKGELSLVYPLTVTGPVYIVLWSHLFLGERISAGGALGIFLIIYGAVTLQTRQFTVFSMDSTTLAGNRAGVLTALGAAFFYSFGAIADKIGVTHGNVAVYTMNLSVFMLIFHLLRMIFQRQMGLVIRAFAAAPLTLLGGGLVMLLSFVSFRMGLQEAYASYASALRQISTIFSLAIGYLVFREVLTVGRTISACLIVAGAVLIKVG, encoded by the coding sequence ATGACTTTCAAAGGATTCCTCTTTATCATTGCAAGCGCCCTGTTCCACGTGCTGTGGAACTCAACGCTCAAAAAAAGCCATGACAAACCAAGCGCCGTCCTCCTCATGATGGTGGTAACCGTGTCCGGCCTTGCCCCCTATGTATTGTGGCATTATCCCATGGAAGTGATCCTTGCCCCGGCACCGCTCTTAAGCGCCCTCAGCGCTGGCTTCTTCTTTTTCCTCTACCAGTATTTTGTAGCATTGTCCTATGAAAAGGGGGAGCTGAGTCTGGTCTACCCATTGACCGTTACCGGGCCGGTTTATATTGTTCTGTGGAGCCATCTGTTCCTTGGCGAACGGATCTCTGCCGGCGGAGCCCTTGGCATCTTCCTGATCATCTATGGCGCAGTGACCCTCCAGACCCGGCAGTTCACCGTTTTCTCCATGGACTCAACAACACTGGCAGGCAATCGGGCTGGTGTACTAACAGCCCTTGGCGCCGCTTTTTTTTACTCGTTCGGCGCCATTGCCGACAAAATCGGCGTAACCCACGGCAACGTTGCCGTGTACACCATGAACCTTTCCGTGTTCATGCTCATATTCCACCTCCTGCGAATGATCTTCCAGCGGCAGATGGGCCTTGTCATCCGAGCGTTCGCAGCCGCTCCTTTGACCCTCCTGGGGGGTGGTCTGGTGATGCTGCTCTCCTTTGTCTCGTTTCGAATGGGACTTCAGGAGGCCTACGCCAGCTACGCATCGGCCCTGCGCCAGATCAGCACCATTTTCAGCCTTGCCATTGGCTACCTTGTGTTCCGGGAGGTCCTGACCGTGGGAAGAACCATCAGTGCCTGCCTCATTGTTGCAGGCGCCGTTCTCATCAAAGTGGGATGA
- a CDS encoding AEC family transporter, whose protein sequence is MQIISTILPIFFVIFLGWAGRKKRFIPDGFIGPANQLVYYIAIPAMIFGAVAKASFYEAFNPVILAVTLFTIFMISALSWAMANALKIPTRTKGTFIQTTFHGNLEYVGLAVVFYSLGDSGLAAAGIFAGFIMIFQNILAVFVLEFHGTDRNQRDNILMTNAQRIIGHPVILSAVSGIVFSIFKIPIPLIVERTLDILSGMALPLALLLIGASLSFKLIRTNLSSVLGASLFKLILMPGLGLVLFQFFEIPQNEFRPVFILLCSPTATLAYVMAREMNGNAEFAVAAISACTMLSAITFTLWLHFLS, encoded by the coding sequence ATGCAGATTATCTCAACTATCCTGCCCATTTTTTTCGTCATTTTTCTGGGATGGGCAGGCAGAAAAAAACGATTCATTCCAGACGGGTTTATTGGTCCGGCCAATCAACTGGTCTACTATATCGCCATTCCCGCCATGATCTTTGGAGCCGTGGCAAAGGCCTCGTTTTACGAGGCGTTTAATCCCGTCATCCTCGCGGTCACCCTTTTTACCATTTTCATGATATCTGCCTTGTCCTGGGCCATGGCAAATGCCTTAAAAATCCCCACAAGGACCAAAGGAACTTTTATCCAGACGACCTTCCATGGAAACCTTGAATATGTCGGGCTGGCCGTTGTCTTTTATTCCCTTGGCGATTCAGGTCTTGCCGCAGCAGGCATATTTGCAGGCTTTATCATGATTTTCCAGAATATTCTGGCCGTGTTTGTACTGGAGTTCCATGGAACGGACAGAAACCAGCGGGACAACATCCTTATGACCAACGCCCAGCGGATCATCGGCCATCCGGTTATTCTTTCGGCGGTATCGGGTATTGTTTTTTCCATATTTAAAATCCCCATCCCCCTGATCGTGGAACGAACTCTGGATATTCTGAGCGGCATGGCACTGCCCCTGGCCCTTTTGCTCATTGGCGCTTCCCTTTCGTTCAAATTGATCCGGACAAACCTGTCCAGCGTCCTTGGAGCGAGCTTGTTCAAACTGATCCTCATGCCCGGGCTGGGACTTGTCCTGTTTCAGTTCTTTGAAATTCCCCAGAACGAATTTCGCCCTGTTTTTATCCTGCTCTGCTCGCCCACAGCAACCCTTGCCTATGTCATGGCACGGGAGATGAACGGGAATGCCGAGTTTGCCGTTGCCGCCATCAGCGCCTGCACTATGCTGTCGGCAATCACTTTTACCCTGTGGCTGCATTTTTTATCCTGA
- the hemW gene encoding radical SAM family heme chaperone HemW, translated as MSDVTAIYVHVPFCVRKCAYCDFYSIDDLSLKRAFVKALLSEIAMCKDRRAIVDTIYFGGGTPSLLLPGQIQEILTAIGENFTVSKGCETTLEVNPGTVNADYFGKIQDSGINRLNIGVQSFDDERLDFMGRIHSAAVARQALQQARDTGFDNLGLDLIYGLPGDTEGAWVKDLDSALVFQPEHLSCYMLTYEPGTPMHRLVEQGAITPLDDGSVAGLFKLTSTFLEGHGYLHYEISNFAAGVSFQSRHNQKYWNHAPYLGFGPSAHSFENGTRFWNHADVCRYTSDLGAGRLPVAETETLANDQILMEMIMLGLRTSMGVDLTKFDCISNQGFLKMFDAVVTDCEAKAWGRVVNQRFFLTLDGRLFLDTIVSAFVDIILGQ; from the coding sequence TTGTCTGATGTTACTGCCATTTACGTCCATGTTCCCTTTTGTGTCAGAAAATGCGCCTACTGTGATTTCTATTCCATTGACGACCTTTCCCTTAAACGCGCTTTTGTGAAAGCCCTTTTAAGTGAGATTGCCATGTGCAAGGATCGGCGTGCCATTGTTGATACTATTTATTTTGGCGGCGGCACTCCATCCCTTTTGTTGCCTGGCCAGATTCAGGAGATCCTCACTGCCATTGGTGAAAATTTTACGGTATCCAAAGGGTGTGAAACCACCCTGGAGGTCAACCCTGGAACGGTCAACGCAGATTATTTTGGCAAGATTCAGGACTCCGGGATCAATCGCCTGAACATCGGTGTTCAATCCTTTGACGATGAACGGCTTGATTTCATGGGCCGAATCCACTCGGCAGCCGTTGCCCGGCAGGCATTGCAACAGGCCAGAGATACCGGGTTTGACAACCTGGGGCTGGATCTGATCTATGGTCTTCCAGGTGATACCGAAGGGGCTTGGGTCAAGGACCTTGACAGTGCCCTTGTCTTTCAACCAGAGCACCTATCCTGCTACATGCTCACCTATGAGCCGGGCACTCCCATGCACCGCCTTGTTGAACAGGGCGCCATCACTCCCCTGGACGATGGTTCGGTGGCAGGGCTGTTTAAACTGACCTCCACCTTTCTTGAAGGGCATGGGTATCTCCACTACGAGATTTCCAACTTTGCCGCGGGTGTGTCATTTCAATCACGACACAATCAAAAGTACTGGAACCACGCGCCCTATCTGGGGTTTGGACCTTCGGCCCATTCGTTTGAAAACGGGACAAGGTTCTGGAACCACGCGGATGTTTGCCGCTATACCTCAGATCTTGGTGCCGGACGGCTTCCGGTTGCAGAAACGGAAACCCTGGCAAACGATCAGATATTGATGGAAATGATCATGCTGGGACTCAGGACTTCCATGGGTGTTGATTTGACAAAGTTTGACTGCATTTCAAACCAGGGGTTCCTGAAGATGTTCGATGCGGTTGTCACAGATTGCGAGGCCAAGGCCTGGGGCAGGGTTGTCAATCAGAGGTTTTTCCTCACCCTGGACGGTCGGCTTTTCCTTGACACGATTGTTTCCGCCTTTGTCGACATCATCCTCGGGCAGTGA
- a CDS encoding nitroreductase, which produces MTMSALLKQRGSVRSFLDRPVPRETLVNIFTTAQLAPSNCNVQPWQVYVVSGAKKDELKDRLVKAVMTGMEPNPDFDWRVKYRGIHRDRQFGSANALYSSMGIDRKDKQARMLAMLRNWTFFDAPHALFLTMERYLNIMGAVDMGIYAQTLALIMEEHGISSCFQGALGQFPDPVRNFLNIPEQQGILFGMSFGYKDDTAQVNATRTDREPLENSVVFCE; this is translated from the coding sequence ATGACAATGAGTGCCCTATTGAAACAAAGGGGTTCAGTTCGCAGTTTTCTGGACCGACCCGTACCCCGGGAAACCCTGGTCAACATATTTACCACGGCCCAGTTAGCCCCCTCCAACTGCAATGTCCAGCCCTGGCAGGTTTATGTTGTTTCAGGAGCAAAAAAAGACGAACTCAAGGACAGGTTGGTCAAGGCGGTGATGACCGGCATGGAGCCAAATCCCGATTTTGACTGGCGGGTCAAATACAGGGGCATCCACCGGGATCGCCAGTTTGGATCGGCAAACGCCCTTTATTCGTCAATGGGAATTGACCGCAAGGACAAACAGGCCAGGATGCTTGCCATGCTGCGCAACTGGACCTTTTTTGACGCCCCCCATGCCCTGTTTTTAACCATGGAGCGCTATCTTAACATCATGGGGGCCGTTGATATGGGCATCTATGCCCAGACACTTGCCCTGATCATGGAAGAACACGGCATTTCAAGCTGTTTCCAGGGTGCCCTGGGTCAGTTTCCTGATCCTGTGAGGAACTTTTTAAACATCCCGGAACAACAGGGCATCCTCTTTGGCATGTCCTTTGGCTACAAGGACGACACCGCCCAGGTCAACGCCACCAGAACCGATCGGGAACCCCTTGAAAATTCCGTTGTTTTTTGTGAATAA
- the selB gene encoding selenocysteine-specific translation elongation factor, whose translation MNQIILGTAGHIDHGKTSLIRALTGIETDRLKEEKERGITIELGFASITLPNGEIVGIVDVPGHERFIKNMVAGASGIDLVAMAIAADEAVMPQTREHMEICTLMGIKYGFIALTKIDLVDEELMELAIEDIQEFTRGTFLEDAPIVPVSSTTGQGLDLFRTTLDRICHQIPERPFSPIFRLPVDRVFSMKGFGTVITGTLASGKIDTGENIMIFPSRITSKVRGIQVHGQSVDTVAAGTRTAINFQGLDKEAINRGDVLSTPDTLHPSHMVDAELIYLATNPKPAKARTRIRFHSGTSEILGNLVLLDREELQPGDTACVQIRLESPVCCLKGDRFVLRSYSPIKTLGGGQVLNPMPKKHKLFDEKIIQGLSRLISSSDEETLSFFIEESGFQGAPFSDLRLMTHISDKKLDTVLQKMLANRTVVLADKDRRIFVHGKMFDLLAAQMEEKLAEYHRNNPLKEGMPKQELKSKFRALRDKDSKLFPLVIARLAKDGKVEQEQNTVRLATHEVALEIDQEEVKQKIAAIYQNAGLTPPFFRTICTDLDVDQKNATDVLHMLIDEKILVKTKDDLYFDAREIEKLETALVTVLKEKGEITTPEFKDMTNISRKYVIPLIEYFDSINLTIRVGDTRQLRKKN comes from the coding sequence TTGAACCAGATCATACTAGGCACCGCAGGCCACATTGACCATGGAAAAACCAGCCTGATCCGGGCGTTAACCGGCATTGAAACCGATCGCCTTAAAGAGGAAAAGGAGCGAGGTATCACCATTGAGCTGGGATTTGCCTCCATCACCCTGCCCAACGGCGAGATTGTCGGCATCGTGGATGTTCCGGGCCATGAACGGTTCATAAAAAACATGGTGGCAGGGGCCAGCGGCATCGATCTTGTGGCCATGGCAATTGCCGCAGACGAGGCCGTCATGCCCCAGACCCGGGAGCACATGGAAATCTGTACCCTCATGGGCATTAAATACGGGTTCATTGCCCTTACCAAGATAGATCTGGTGGACGAAGAGCTCATGGAACTTGCCATTGAGGATATCCAGGAGTTCACCCGGGGAACCTTTCTCGAGGATGCCCCCATTGTTCCGGTCTCGTCGACCACGGGCCAGGGCCTTGATCTGTTCCGCACCACCCTTGACCGCATCTGTCATCAAATTCCGGAACGGCCCTTTTCGCCGATATTCCGCCTGCCAGTGGACCGGGTTTTCTCCATGAAAGGCTTTGGCACGGTCATTACCGGCACCCTTGCGTCGGGCAAAATCGATACCGGAGAAAACATCATGATTTTCCCGTCACGGATCACCTCCAAGGTGCGGGGCATCCAGGTCCACGGACAAAGCGTTGACACGGTTGCAGCAGGCACCCGGACGGCCATCAATTTCCAGGGGCTGGACAAGGAGGCGATCAACCGGGGGGATGTTCTGTCGACCCCGGACACCCTGCACCCCAGCCACATGGTGGATGCAGAACTTATCTACCTTGCGACCAACCCGAAACCGGCCAAGGCAAGAACCCGCATACGCTTCCATTCCGGAACCAGCGAAATTCTCGGCAACCTGGTGCTCCTGGACAGGGAAGAACTGCAACCGGGAGATACAGCCTGTGTCCAGATCCGCCTGGAATCCCCAGTATGCTGTCTCAAGGGGGACCGATTTGTCCTCAGAAGCTACTCACCCATCAAGACCCTTGGTGGGGGTCAGGTCTTAAACCCCATGCCCAAAAAACACAAACTCTTTGACGAAAAAATCATCCAGGGACTATCCCGCCTGATCTCAAGCAGCGATGAGGAGACCCTCTCGTTCTTCATAGAAGAAAGCGGATTCCAGGGAGCTCCCTTTTCCGACCTGAGGCTGATGACCCATATTTCAGATAAAAAGCTCGACACAGTGCTTCAGAAAATGCTTGCCAATCGAACCGTTGTCCTGGCCGACAAGGACCGGCGCATCTTTGTGCATGGCAAGATGTTCGACCTGCTTGCGGCCCAGATGGAAGAAAAACTTGCCGAATACCACCGGAACAACCCCCTGAAAGAAGGAATGCCCAAGCAGGAGCTCAAATCTAAATTCAGGGCGCTGAGGGACAAGGATTCAAAACTGTTTCCCCTTGTAATTGCGAGGCTTGCCAAGGACGGCAAGGTTGAACAGGAGCAGAATACGGTCAGGCTTGCCACCCATGAGGTGGCCCTTGAAATCGACCAGGAAGAGGTCAAACAGAAAATTGCCGCCATCTACCAAAATGCCGGGCTTACCCCGCCCTTTTTCAGAACCATCTGCACAGACCTGGACGTGGACCAGAAAAATGCCACGGATGTCCTCCACATGCTCATCGACGAGAAAATCCTTGTCAAGACCAAGGACGACCTCTACTTTGACGCCCGGGAGATTGAGAAGCTTGAAACGGCCCTTGTGACGGTTCTCAAGGAAAAGGGAGAAATAACCACCCCTGAATTCAAGGATATGACAAATATATCCAGAAAATATGTGATTCCTTTGATCGAATATTTTGACTCGATCAACCTGACCATCCGCGTTGGTGACACAAGGCAACTCAGGAAAAAAAACTGA
- a CDS encoding AI-2E family transporter, with the protein MTTKDIVQKTVLLTMVFLISALFLNMIHEFLMPMFMASLFSAMASPVHQWLTRHLRGRENLASVIVIAGVVLLIIVPLSMLVGVVVTQAINVGQSVTPWVQSFINEPTTFTHYLEKIPYYEQILPYRDVIIQKAGELVGNISSFLINSLSSATKMTMNALFGSIIMLYVMFYFLTMGNVLLDRILYFLPLKDSDERALLLRFTSVTRATIKGTIIIGIVQGFICGLAFALAGIKGPVFWGSIMAVTSIIPAVGTALVWGPALIILVLMGKFTGVIILAVLCGVVAGNLDNVLRPRLVGKDTKMHDLFVLFGTLGGITMFGLLGIIIGPIIAALFITIWGIYGTAFKDYLPRVGPGPKA; encoded by the coding sequence ATGACGACAAAAGATATTGTGCAGAAAACCGTACTGTTGACCATGGTTTTTCTGATATCGGCCCTGTTTCTGAACATGATCCATGAGTTCCTCATGCCCATGTTCATGGCAAGTCTGTTTTCGGCCATGGCAAGTCCTGTCCACCAGTGGCTGACCCGGCACCTCAGGGGAAGGGAAAACCTGGCCTCTGTGATCGTGATCGCAGGCGTTGTTCTGCTGATTATCGTCCCTCTCTCCATGCTCGTGGGGGTGGTGGTAACCCAGGCCATCAATGTGGGTCAATCAGTCACACCCTGGGTGCAGTCGTTCATCAATGAGCCAACAACCTTTACCCATTACCTGGAAAAAATCCCCTATTACGAACAGATCCTGCCCTACCGGGACGTAATCATCCAGAAAGCAGGGGAACTTGTGGGCAACATTTCCTCTTTTTTGATCAACTCCCTCTCCTCTGCCACCAAGATGACCATGAATGCCCTTTTCGGATCCATCATCATGCTCTATGTGATGTTCTATTTCCTCACAATGGGCAATGTACTCCTCGATCGCATCCTCTATTTTCTGCCCCTCAAGGACAGTGATGAACGGGCACTGCTGCTGCGTTTCACCTCAGTTACCCGGGCCACCATCAAGGGAACCATTATCATCGGCATCGTGCAGGGATTCATCTGCGGCCTTGCCTTTGCCCTGGCCGGAATCAAGGGACCTGTATTCTGGGGAAGCATCATGGCCGTCACATCCATCATACCGGCCGTTGGAACAGCCCTGGTGTGGGGACCGGCCCTGATTATCCTTGTACTCATGGGAAAATTTACCGGCGTGATCATACTGGCTGTACTCTGCGGAGTTGTGGCGGGAAATCTTGACAATGTGTTGCGGCCCAGACTGGTGGGTAAGGATACAAAGATGCACGACCTTTTCGTCCTGTTCGGCACCCTCGGCGGGATCACCATGTTCGGACTTCTGGGCATCATCATCGGTCCAATTATTGCCGCATTGTTTATCACTATCTGGGGAATCTATGGCACGGCCTTTAAGGACTATCTGCCCAGGGTCGGCCCCGGCCCCAAAGCATGA